The Dermacentor albipictus isolate Rhodes 1998 colony chromosome 2, USDA_Dalb.pri_finalv2, whole genome shotgun sequence genome has a segment encoding these proteins:
- the LOC135903268 gene encoding NLR family CARD domain-containing protein 3-like isoform X2: MESASSNLRDLECAIPSLDSVRLSTRFQQLLNRLKVRGVDLHEPCGSTVGSATCWLTGQLPALNEILWAAFVQVVEHAPGVLTLNCVRSDRIDNIPTASSLLEPSCLIYWLLRHHACIEKLVLGLKTVPLMHFPAVLSKALQASTGLVEVEAHRKRMYCGRPVDCAIETRVLWPLTPRLKSLDVTPFELDRAAADSLAEAISGRSNLRRLILGTVAPVVAKKVYGALGASQSLRSLQLLNSEPLSLESADLLAAALARNKTLRDLTVKNLHHPDAAPIILASLKYNDVLEELWLDDGSSRPETLREGLLALRTNKSLKCLKLTDMKLNDVCVELVGYLLEKNDTLQEVSLSGNLIHDPGVCSIPAALSQNTTIKRLDLSLSWLSKYTVSNFVRALSGNSTVESVHLGSVVIHEDWRPPLPLTADIFARLQVTWGKAQLEEWTSCLEREEHCVPSRCVFWYDRDRTEVITRFFSAAVVTGSSLTELVVYFPGWAKSAEAVKALVSFLEVTLTLKKLEIRPRRMSYSYPSELLSSIARNKSLCEAEFMQPLEHSDVKALEAVLKANRTLQRLKFFENCLAEEDPRMLARSLKKNFVFLNLEFSVVHVPIDMHPVLSALNRNRTALNNAVRCVLDATVDDSSRRALHALSASDSLLDAVVSASGKTRDACKSLILEAVRHVDLSKHTAKP, encoded by the coding sequence atggagtccgcgtccagcAACCTCCGCGACTTGGAGTGCGCCATCCCGTCCCTGGATTCTGTCCGGCTTTCGACAAGATTCCAGCAGCTACTGAACAGGCTCAAGGTCCGAGGCGTGGATCTGCACGAGCCCTGCGGCAGCACAGTGGGCAGTGCCACATGCTGGCTAACGGGGCAACTGCCAGCACTGAACGAAATCCTCTGGGCAGCGTTTGTGCAGGTCGTCGAACACGCCCCCGGCGTGCTTACGTTGAACTGCGTACGAAGTGACCGAATCGACAATATACCCACAGCCTCCTCCCTTTTGGAGCCTTCCTGCTTGATTTATTGGCTTCTCAGGCATCATGCCTGCATCGAGAAACTCGTCCTTGGCCTCAAGACTGTTCCGTTGATGCACTTCCCTGCAGTGCTGAGTAAAGCGCTGCAGGCCAGCACGGGTCTCGTAGAAGTTGAGGCTCATAGAAAGCGCATGTATTGTGGTAGACCGGTGGATTGCGCAATCGAGACGCGCGTCCTGTGGCCGCTCACTCCTCGACTGAAATCACTGGATGTCACACCATTCGAACTTGACCGCGCTGCCGCCGACAGCCTCGCCGAAGCGATAAGTGGTCGTAGCAACCTACGCCGCCTAATACTCGGCACCGTGGCGCCCGTGGTCGCAAAGAAAGTATACGGCGCTCTGGGTGCCTCTCAGAGCTTGAGATCACTCCAACTGTTGAACAGCGAACCGTTATCGCTGGAGAGTGCTGATCTCCTAGCAGCAGCGTTGGCGCGCAACAAGACGTTGCGGGACCTAACCGTGAAGAATCTGCATCATCCAGACGCTGCCCCTATCATACTCGCTTCCCTGAAATACAACGACGTGCTAGAGGAGTTGTGGCTTGACGATGGGAGCAGTCGCCCCGAAACTCTGAGGGAGGGCCTCCTGGCGCTCCGCACCAACAAGTCCCTCAAGTGTCTCAAGCTTACCGACATGAAACTCAATGACGTTTGCGTGGAACTTGTCGGCTACCTTCTCGAGAAGAACGACACGCTTCAAGAAGTATCTCTAAGCGGCAACTTGATTCACGATCCCGGAGTTTGTAGCATACCTGCGGCCCTGTCGCAGAACACTACCATAAAGCGTCTGGACCTGTCCTTGAGCTGGTTGTCCAAATACACCGTGTCTAACTTTGTGCGAGCCCTTTCTGGAAACAGCACGGTTGAGAGCGTGCATCTCGGCAGCGTTGTCATCCACGAAGACTGGAGGCCGCCGTTGCCCCTCACGGCAGACATTTTCGCTCGACTGCAAGTAACATGGGGCAAAGCCCAGCTCGAGGAATGGACTTCTTGTCTGGAACGAGAAGAGCACTGCGTTCCGTCCCGTTGCGTTTTCTGGTACGATCGTGACCGCACTGAAGTTATCACGCGATTCTTTTCTGCGGCAGTCGTGACCGGCTCATCGCTCACTGAACTCGTTGTCTACTTTCCTGGATGGGCGAAGAGCGCGGAGGCCGTCAAAGCGCTCGTGTCCTTCTTGGAAGTCACACTGACACTCAAGAAGCTTGAGATACGCCCGCGTCGAATGTCTTACTCGTACCCCAGCGAACTTCTTAGCAGCATAGCCCGCAACAAAAGCCTTTGCGAAGCAGAATTCATGCAGCCGCTAGAGCATAGTGACGTCAAGGCCCTTGAAGCCGTGCTGAAAGCCAACCGTACCTTGCAGCGACTCAAGTTCTTCGAGAACTGTCTGGCAGAAGAAGATCCGCGCATGCTAGCGCGctccttgaaaaaaaattttgtgttCCTGAATCTCGAATTCTCGGTGGTCCATGTGCCGATAGATATGCATCCAGTTCTGAGTGCGCTCAACAGGAATCGCACCGCACTCAACAACGCAGTGCGGTGCGTGTTGGACGCTACAGTGGACGACAGCTCGAGACGGGCACTTCACGCTCTATCCGCGAGTGACTCACTTCTCGATGCTGTGGTTAGTGCATCGGGCAAGACTCGCGACGCCTGCAAGTCTCTTATACTTGAAGCAGTCCGCCACGTTGACTTGTCCAAGCATACTGCGAAGCCGTAA
- the LOC135903268 gene encoding NLR family CARD domain-containing protein 3-like isoform X1, producing the protein MFVKRGFLDVPSINRVRSFFYFECATLYWAATVVTYGYKFVVAALRRRGVEPATWRERLPVFFWLRRPSYKMESASSNLRDLECAIPSLDSVRLSTRFQQLLNRLKVRGVDLHEPCGSTVGSATCWLTGQLPALNEILWAAFVQVVEHAPGVLTLNCVRSDRIDNIPTASSLLEPSCLIYWLLRHHACIEKLVLGLKTVPLMHFPAVLSKALQASTGLVEVEAHRKRMYCGRPVDCAIETRVLWPLTPRLKSLDVTPFELDRAAADSLAEAISGRSNLRRLILGTVAPVVAKKVYGALGASQSLRSLQLLNSEPLSLESADLLAAALARNKTLRDLTVKNLHHPDAAPIILASLKYNDVLEELWLDDGSSRPETLREGLLALRTNKSLKCLKLTDMKLNDVCVELVGYLLEKNDTLQEVSLSGNLIHDPGVCSIPAALSQNTTIKRLDLSLSWLSKYTVSNFVRALSGNSTVESVHLGSVVIHEDWRPPLPLTADIFARLQVTWGKAQLEEWTSCLEREEHCVPSRCVFWYDRDRTEVITRFFSAAVVTGSSLTELVVYFPGWAKSAEAVKALVSFLEVTLTLKKLEIRPRRMSYSYPSELLSSIARNKSLCEAEFMQPLEHSDVKALEAVLKANRTLQRLKFFENCLAEEDPRMLARSLKKNFVFLNLEFSVVHVPIDMHPVLSALNRNRTALNNAVRCVLDATVDDSSRRALHALSASDSLLDAVVSASGKTRDACKSLILEAVRHVDLSKHTAKP; encoded by the coding sequence ACCAAGTTACaagatggagtccgcgtccagcAACCTCCGCGACTTGGAGTGCGCCATCCCGTCCCTGGATTCTGTCCGGCTTTCGACAAGATTCCAGCAGCTACTGAACAGGCTCAAGGTCCGAGGCGTGGATCTGCACGAGCCCTGCGGCAGCACAGTGGGCAGTGCCACATGCTGGCTAACGGGGCAACTGCCAGCACTGAACGAAATCCTCTGGGCAGCGTTTGTGCAGGTCGTCGAACACGCCCCCGGCGTGCTTACGTTGAACTGCGTACGAAGTGACCGAATCGACAATATACCCACAGCCTCCTCCCTTTTGGAGCCTTCCTGCTTGATTTATTGGCTTCTCAGGCATCATGCCTGCATCGAGAAACTCGTCCTTGGCCTCAAGACTGTTCCGTTGATGCACTTCCCTGCAGTGCTGAGTAAAGCGCTGCAGGCCAGCACGGGTCTCGTAGAAGTTGAGGCTCATAGAAAGCGCATGTATTGTGGTAGACCGGTGGATTGCGCAATCGAGACGCGCGTCCTGTGGCCGCTCACTCCTCGACTGAAATCACTGGATGTCACACCATTCGAACTTGACCGCGCTGCCGCCGACAGCCTCGCCGAAGCGATAAGTGGTCGTAGCAACCTACGCCGCCTAATACTCGGCACCGTGGCGCCCGTGGTCGCAAAGAAAGTATACGGCGCTCTGGGTGCCTCTCAGAGCTTGAGATCACTCCAACTGTTGAACAGCGAACCGTTATCGCTGGAGAGTGCTGATCTCCTAGCAGCAGCGTTGGCGCGCAACAAGACGTTGCGGGACCTAACCGTGAAGAATCTGCATCATCCAGACGCTGCCCCTATCATACTCGCTTCCCTGAAATACAACGACGTGCTAGAGGAGTTGTGGCTTGACGATGGGAGCAGTCGCCCCGAAACTCTGAGGGAGGGCCTCCTGGCGCTCCGCACCAACAAGTCCCTCAAGTGTCTCAAGCTTACCGACATGAAACTCAATGACGTTTGCGTGGAACTTGTCGGCTACCTTCTCGAGAAGAACGACACGCTTCAAGAAGTATCTCTAAGCGGCAACTTGATTCACGATCCCGGAGTTTGTAGCATACCTGCGGCCCTGTCGCAGAACACTACCATAAAGCGTCTGGACCTGTCCTTGAGCTGGTTGTCCAAATACACCGTGTCTAACTTTGTGCGAGCCCTTTCTGGAAACAGCACGGTTGAGAGCGTGCATCTCGGCAGCGTTGTCATCCACGAAGACTGGAGGCCGCCGTTGCCCCTCACGGCAGACATTTTCGCTCGACTGCAAGTAACATGGGGCAAAGCCCAGCTCGAGGAATGGACTTCTTGTCTGGAACGAGAAGAGCACTGCGTTCCGTCCCGTTGCGTTTTCTGGTACGATCGTGACCGCACTGAAGTTATCACGCGATTCTTTTCTGCGGCAGTCGTGACCGGCTCATCGCTCACTGAACTCGTTGTCTACTTTCCTGGATGGGCGAAGAGCGCGGAGGCCGTCAAAGCGCTCGTGTCCTTCTTGGAAGTCACACTGACACTCAAGAAGCTTGAGATACGCCCGCGTCGAATGTCTTACTCGTACCCCAGCGAACTTCTTAGCAGCATAGCCCGCAACAAAAGCCTTTGCGAAGCAGAATTCATGCAGCCGCTAGAGCATAGTGACGTCAAGGCCCTTGAAGCCGTGCTGAAAGCCAACCGTACCTTGCAGCGACTCAAGTTCTTCGAGAACTGTCTGGCAGAAGAAGATCCGCGCATGCTAGCGCGctccttgaaaaaaaattttgtgttCCTGAATCTCGAATTCTCGGTGGTCCATGTGCCGATAGATATGCATCCAGTTCTGAGTGCGCTCAACAGGAATCGCACCGCACTCAACAACGCAGTGCGGTGCGTGTTGGACGCTACAGTGGACGACAGCTCGAGACGGGCACTTCACGCTCTATCCGCGAGTGACTCACTTCTCGATGCTGTGGTTAGTGCATCGGGCAAGACTCGCGACGCCTGCAAGTCTCTTATACTTGAAGCAGTCCGCCACGTTGACTTGTCCAAGCATACTGCGAAGCCGTAA